A section of the Thermomicrobiales bacterium genome encodes:
- a CDS encoding zinc ribbon domain-containing protein, whose product MRRYGYQCGSCGEEFDIERPVEEAGEPATCPFCGQVATRVFHAPKFLFKGDPSENRPVWHNHGAFGHAHAPRRGHHPPGIEDE is encoded by the coding sequence ATGCGACGTTACGGATATCAGTGCGGCTCGTGTGGCGAGGAGTTCGACATCGAGCGCCCGGTCGAAGAAGCCGGTGAGCCGGCGACCTGCCCGTTCTGTGGACAGGTCGCTACGCGCGTGTTTCACGCGCCGAAGTTTCTCTTTAAGGGTGATCCGAGTGAGAACCGACCGGTTTGGCACAATCATGGAGCGTTTGGTCACGCACATGCGCCGCGCCGCGGGCATCACCCGCCGGGCATTGAAGACGAGTGA
- a CDS encoding PPOX class F420-dependent oxidoreductase, with protein MAKAVQISDAVRAFLDEPRFAVLATIGADGTPQQSVMWYELQGDSIMMNTTASRVKNSNVRRDPRVSVCFEEGYTYVAVRGTVTEIIEDTETAENDIISLAIRYNPGTTADEYGHFRTGDRQTLRISIDKLSSHGLTG; from the coding sequence ATGGCTAAGGCAGTACAAATCTCTGACGCTGTTCGCGCGTTTCTGGATGAGCCACGCTTTGCCGTGCTGGCGACAATCGGCGCGGATGGCACGCCGCAGCAGTCCGTCATGTGGTACGAGCTGCAGGGCGACTCAATTATGATGAATACAACCGCGAGCCGAGTGAAGAACAGCAATGTCCGGCGTGACCCGCGCGTCTCAGTCTGCTTCGAGGAGGGCTACACCTACGTCGCCGTCCGCGGCACGGTGACCGAGATCATCGAGGACACCGAGACGGCCGAGAACGACATCATCTCGCTGGCGATCCGCTACAACCCAGGCACGACAGCGGACGAATACGGGCACTTTCGTACCGGCGACCGCCAGACTCTGCGGATCTCGATCGACAAGCTCTCATCCCACGGACTCACCGGCTAG